One part of the Sardina pilchardus chromosome 5, fSarPil1.1, whole genome shotgun sequence genome encodes these proteins:
- the LOC134080836 gene encoding olfactory receptor 10G4-like, with the protein MGTKNNTTVRVSEFIIIGFDHLSHQKLLGSIILITYVLILVGCCTNVSMIAADRHLHSPMYIFICNLAIVDIIFSTSSCISMIAVLLAEMKRISFYSCFTGMFFYHLGDITSILTLTWMAVDRMLAISLPLRYNSILTSRRCIMGIGASWIIAMISMSKISEAAYNVPYCQPIVRYVFCDYPAMVRAGCGNPLPYFTIPIIVGWWLWLLGGHFTLIFLTYVVIVWTVLRISDKGSRKKMFSTCISHIIVVSVYYAPKLVSVLLTRVGVNLNLTERNAVLIVASTMTPLINPITYCLTTKELRTRLVNRFTKKHVAIK; encoded by the coding sequence ATGGGAACCAAAAATAACACAACTGTGCGGGTGTCTGAGTTCATCATAATAGGCTTTGATCATCTTTCGCATCAGAAACTTCTTGGCTCCATCATCCTTATTACATATGTTCTCATACTGGTTGGTTGTTGCACAAATGTGAGTATGATAGCTGCAGACAGACATTTGCACTCACCAATGTATATATTCATTTGCAATTTAGCCATTGTGGACATCATTTTTAGCACCAGCTCTTGCATATCAATGATAGCTGTGCTTCTGGCAGAAATGAAAAGGATTTCCTTCTATTCATGCTTCACTGGCATGTTCTTCTACCATCTTGGGGATATTACTTCTATTCTGACATTAACCTGGATGGCTGTGGATCGAATGCTTGCGATTAGCTTGCCACTGAGATACAACAGTATCCTCACAAGCAGACGGTGTATCATGGGCATTGGGGCTTCCTGGATAATTGCAATGATATCAATGAGTAAAATTTCAGAAGCAGCATACAATGTTCCATACTGCCAACCCATAGTAAGATATGTGTTTTGTGACTATCCTGCAATGGTAAGAGCTGGATGTGGGAACCCTTTGCCTTATTTTACAATCCCAATTATTGTGGGCTGGTGGCTGTGGCTTCTGGGCGGACATTTTACGCTAATCTTCTTGACATATGTTGTTATTGTCTGGACCGTTCTGAGAATCTCAGACAAGGGAAGCAGGAAGAAGATGTTTAGTACTTGTATTTCACATATCATTGTGGTTTCTGTTTACTATGCACCTAAACTGGTATCTGTGCTGCTCACCAGAGTTGGTGTGAATCTTAACCTGACTGAGAGGAATGCTGTACTAATTGTGGCCTCAACGATGACTCCCCTAATCAACCCTATAACTTACTGTCTTACAACAAAAGAACTGAGAACACGCCTGGTAAACCGATTCACTAAAAAACATGTTGCTATCAAGTGA
- the LOC134080837 gene encoding olfactory receptor 10G4-like, with product MGTKNNTTVRVFEFIIIGFDHLSHQKLLGFIILITYVLILVGCGTNVSMIAVDRHLHSPMYILICNLAIVDIIFSTSSCISMITVLLAETKGISFYSCFTGMFFYHLGDITSTLTLTWMAVDRMLAISLPLRYNSILTNRRCIMGIVATWIIAILSMSKVSEAAYNIPYCQPIVRYVFCDYAAMVRAGCGNPLPYFTIPIIMGWWLWLLGGHFTLIFLTYIVIVWTVLRISDKGSRKKMFSTCISHIIVVSVYYAPKLVSVLLTRIGVNLNLTERNAVLIVASTLPPLINPITYCLTTKELRTRLVNRFTKKCVAIK from the coding sequence ATGGGAACCAAAAATAACACAACTGTGCGGGTGTTTGAGTTCATCATAATAGGCTTTGATCATCTTTCGCATCAGAAACTTCTTGGCTTCATCATCCTTATTACATATGTTCTCATTCTAGTTGGTTGTGGCACAAATGTGAGTATGATAGCTGTAGATAGACATTTGCACTCACCAATGTATATATTAATTTGCAATTTAGCCATTGTGGATATCATTTTTAGCACCAGCTCTTGCATATCAATGATAACTGTGCTTCTGGCAGAAACTAAAGGCATTTCCTTCTATTCATGCTTCACTGGCATGTTCTTCTACCATCTTGGGGATATTACTTCTACTCTGACATTAACCTGGATGGCTGTGGATCGAATGCTTGCGATTAGCTTGCCACTGAGATACAACAGTATCCTCACAAACAGACGGTGTATCATGGGCATTGTGGCTACCTGGATAATCGCAATTTTATCAATGAGTAAAGTTTCAGAAGCAGCATACAATATCCCATACTGCCAACCCATAGTAAGATATGTGTTTTGTGACTATGCTGCAATGGTAAGAGCTGGATGTGGGAACCCTTTGCCTTATTTTACAATCCCAATTATTATGGGCTGGTGGCTATGGCTTCTGGGCGGACATTTTACACTAATCTTCTTGACATATATTGTTATTGTCTGGACCGTTCTGAGAATCTCAGACAAGGGAAGCAGGAAGAAGATGTTTAGTACTTGTATTTCACATATCATTGTGGTTTCTGTTTACTATGCACCTAAACTGGTATCTGTGCTGCTCACTAGAATTGGTGTGAATCTTAACCTGACTGAGAGGAATGCTGTACTAATCGTGGCCTCAACGCTGCCTCCCCTCATCAACCCTATAACTTACTGTCTAACAACAAAAGAACTGAGAACACGCCTGGTAAACCGATTCACTAAAAAATGTGTTGCTATCAAGTGA